The sequence below is a genomic window from Hippocampus zosterae strain Florida chromosome 15, ASM2543408v3, whole genome shotgun sequence.
CAGAGGATGCACAATGTAGTCAATGAAGCCCACCTGAAAGGAACAAAGGACGACGTCAGTGGACGCGACTCACGGGAATGAGCTCTTGCTAATAATCAACAGTGGTGGGAAGTGGGACTGAGCAATAAATTAAATTCAAATCGACATTGCAATGTAGGAGAATGCATTTTTCAAATCGGAAAGGCTGCagtttagggaaaaaaaaatgaaacaaatgtcGGTCACtagacttgatttttttattttgatactGTACATGTAGTTTTTACATATATTATTTGTACAGTGTCTCAATAAGGACcttcaaataaataattgtaTATTAAATCATAATACTGAAGGAGGCGAAAAACCCAcacgattatttttcaaaatcattcaaccCTAGTAAAAAGTTACAAAACATTCCCTTACTGTACTTTAGTGTTTTTGCCAGGTATCCGTGGTTTACtcgagtatttatttttcagattgaatttttttttgcttttcctcaACACCAGGCTTTGTTAAAGGTGGCACGTTTGTTGACAAGCAAAAGTAAAGTGAAAATATGCAATTAAGTTTGAATACAATTTTTGTTTTGCGAGTGAACAGCCTCTTTAGCATCAATAAACGCAGTCACCGCTCGGCAGTCTCACGCTGTTTATCAGTCCGCGTGGATCCAAAGTATCAtcgtttcattcattttgtcgATTATTTTTTCTACGAATGCAAAATTTtcatattcatccattttctttcaaaacagGGCTCAAATTCAAATTGGCAGTGTCGAAATTGCACAAACATCAATTCATGATGATCCAGTAAGTGATTTGATCCAgaacatgtcagaaaaaaaaccaagtcAAACTACTCCGGTACTTTAGTCCGGATCACGTAGACTTTTTCCACCTCTGCTGATCTCACGCGTTTTATTTTAGTGCGTAAACTTCACCTGCGTCCTCTCCACTGACGCTGTGTGTTTGTCGCACATGGGGCTGATCTCCATCCCCCGCTCCCGCTCTCGGTCTCCCTGGTGGAAGAACTCGTCCATGATCCTGTCGGTCCACTGCCGGTACAGATCCAGAGGCTTGGTGGGATTGCTCAGATCGGCACAGTGGACCATGTTGCGAAGAACCTGCGGGAATGGTCCACGGTTCAAACCTCTGGATCCGTGTGCTCCCCTTTGTCCCAGGTGGCGCTAGCGTGCTAGTTACCTGCATCCTGTCCGTGTAATTGTCCAACAGAAGGACTCCCGAGCTCGTCACCTTCTTGGTCTCCACCATCGTTTTCAGGGCTGCCAGCAGGCTCATGTGTTTTGACATGTCCGTCGCCAAAACCTGAAAGGGGAAGCCAGATGTGAGACGTCATTTCGGGGATGAAGGGAAAAAAGCAGCGGCCCGTCACGGCCGAGCCGGTGGCCGGCCGCGTTTGCTCACCATGTCTATGACCATCCTCCTGAGCGTCTGCCTCTGCTTCTTGCTGAGGTTTTGGAAGATGTCGCAGTTGTCTTGCTGAAGCAGTTTAAAGCCCACAGCCAGGTGGTGGTTCTCCAGCACTGACTCATCGTTGTACATCAGAGCCAGTTCGGAGTCTGCGGGATGAAGGGAGCAACGGCGGGGAAATGAAATGGAGCGCAGGTAACTATAGCAACCGTGCAACGTTGACCCACAAACAGCCACGCTATTGCCTCTGGAGGCAgataaagcataaaaaaataaataaataatcgacCTGCAGAGTAAATACTTGAAAACAACACTTACTGGTGTTGATTAGGAACTGATTGGACACTCCCGGGTGATCGACGTCATGAATGGCAGCTGCAAAAATGGCTGCCAGCACCTCCAGATCAGTGAATACAGCCTGGGTTTTAAtgggacaataaaacaaattaggCTCTTTCAGTGAACTGGCTGAGCAGGCTTGTCATGGGTTTGAAGCCTCATGGTGTTAAACGTGCGGTTTGCTATTTCATGAGGCTTGACGTCAATGGAAGTCAGCTcattaaacaattaaaaaaaaaacaggcatgtgGGAAAAGTCGTCACAGCGCCAGCTCAATTTCTAAGGGAAACGCTTCTAAATGCTACACAAACGCGTTTACATTTTCCGTCTCAGGATGTACAAAAACGCGTATGCGTGTGACACACTTACATCCAACGCCGGCGTGGACAACAGGATGTGAGTGGACTGGGCGACGTCGGCGGCATGCAGACTGTTGTGGTAAGCCACGTCAGAGTGGTAGTGGCTCTCCAGGGTGAGCATGAACGTCACAAACGTATCCGTTGGAATCTTGAACGTCCTCATCAGGTCTCGCTCCTGTGCGTCACACAGAGAACAAAAGTTACAAAAgatacgttttgttttttttggaaggatTCCCAAGCACTTATTATCAGTCTCTTGCTGTCAAGAAATAAGAGATTAAGGCAAGGACATCACTTTgacgaaacgaaaaaaaaaaaagatgcccctCGTTCACACCAGATAAGATGTCAAGAGTGTTTGCTTCAAGTTGTTTATTTGTCTAGTTGAggttgagtttagaaatgacacATGGAACAGAGGAGAATTGAACATTGTGTGTTTAAACTCCAAAATATTCAACCGAGCCACATAACTTGGATTAACTGTAGTATgctatcttaatgctaacataaacATTAATCGATGGGCTAAAGGAAATTAGCATCCGTGTTGCGATAATTCGAAACTTAAATTGCAGCTAGGTTtgtaactatttttaaaaaataatttattgattattttgtcaattaattgaATCAATTTTagaaaattatttcatttccCTCGCTTTATTCAAACCCTGgattcaaattgacagtgtaaaaattgtacaaattaattatgaaaaaaaaaaaagataccaaACGAGTAACAGTGGTTTTGGTCCGTAAtgtcagggaaaaaaatgtacaaaagcaaaaatggtGATCGTTGTTTTCCTTCCAAATCAAagcaaaagttttatttttgacaaacgaTGATCCGTCTGCTTTCAAACATGACACTGACCTGAAAGATGGCGTACATGATGCATGTGAGGGGCCGGTTATGCGAGTGCTCTGCCACCCTGAAGATATTCAGCCCCCATTTGTTGATGCCCTCCAGGTCCTGATTGAAAGACAACATTGTAGAAAGCAGTTCGTACGCATATTAGCCCAAgagatccattaaaaaaaaatcctctgttAATCGAGTGACCAATCACCTTCGACAGGAGTTCTTCCTGATCCGTCTTGACCCCGAAGCGATTGTTGGTGCCTCCAGAGAAACTGGGTGTGTAGCTGCCCTTCCTCACCCCGCCAATCTGAGTCATCACCCCACCACCTTGCTGCTGCTGTGGCTGCTGGCCTTGCCGCCGCTTTCTTTCTCGAGACTTTGGAACGGGACACGGGAGCTCCAGCTCATTCTGTTTGTCTGTGGAGCGCAGTGGAAGAAGAGAAAATGGATTCAAAACTTGCACGGGGAGTACGCTGTTGATGCATCGCGGCTGCAGATCGTCGACTTCTCAACATATGTAAAAACCCTAAATGACAGTTTCGCGACCTACTTTTTCATGTGACATCAAACGGAAGTGTGGTTCGGACAAAAGGGCTTGAGCGATACAAATGAGacgtgaaaaaataaataaagcaaagctCCCATGCCACGGTCATGTTGTGGCCCAAAACCACAAAGTACCATAACGTATAGGACTGTTTCGAGAAGTTGTCGCGACTTTGGGTTTGTCCTGTCCCGCTAGCATGATTTGTTTGGCAAAGGTTTTTACTCCGGATGCCCTTCCTGACGAAACCCgaccattgtttttgtttttttattcgaGCTGGTGACCGGCATGGGGCTGTGGATTAAAAGGCAGCACTATGCACACGGCGCAGTGCGAACAGTTTCGAGAAGGAACCCGCTAATTAATGTCCAGGGTTGTTCAGCGCATGTGCAAAGGTATTGTGTGACATCCTCGCATGCAGCGTGATCCGCATGCAGCCAGCACAAAGAGGCAGAATATAAGCCGGCGAGTAAAGTGGAGCAGGTAAATATTCCTGCTCCACTTGACGGCTGCTCGCTGCAATGCAGATGACAACAAATCGGCTTTCAGATGAGCCGAGGGGAGCGTTCGTCTGCGTGCTTCGTTTTCGTCCCCTCTGCTGTTTTCCATCCTGTCTTCTTGTGTTTAAACAGAATGCAAAGGGAGGAAAAGCCTCTGGGGGTAAACGTGAGTGGCTAGATGCCGCCAggcttcataaaaaaaaaaaaaaaaaagagaaactcagCCATTTCCCATGATGAATAATGGATTTGTCTTTCGGGACCCGAGGGCACGGTAAAACACGAACATTCACGTGCTCCTCCGCAAAGTCGACTCACATTGAAAAACACAGACATTCTCCGTTTGCCAAACTCCTTGCCCTGATCTCCCTCGGGGGAAAGTCTTTCCCGATGAGACCCCAACctgcctcccccacccccaccacgccCTCTCCCAATATTCACCCGCTACATCGCACTGCAGTCAGAGCAAAGGGAGCCCCGTCTCCCTCCTCCAGACCAGATTAGACTGGTTTGGAGGCAGCGGTGCACACCGGCTAGTTCCTCTGCACGTTATGAGTGTAACCCCTGCACGAGGCACTTCTCAAGGACATCGGCGCATTTAAGTATGATACAGCAGCGAAACATAACGggctctcgtgtgtgtgtgtgtgtttgctgtcaTATGTAGGGACTGACCTAGGAAGGTATTGGAGATGTATTCTGATACTTGGTTGCCAGAGCGACTCATTTCAGACAGGTGGCTCAGCTCCCGGTTCAGCATCCTTTTGAACTAGGttggagacaaaaacaaaagtgaagttGAAAGGGAATGTATAGACGCGCAACATTTTCACGGCCGTTACCGAGGAGATGGATGAGAATGAAGCTGGACTGTCCTCATGAGGACGAGCGATTTTTTTTGTACCCTTGTGGCtccatttcacattttgatAAATTGTGGGACGTGATGTGGAGGTTGCAGTGGCATGACGGTCTTTCATATCAAGTTAAACAGCGTGCAATTTTCTGGGGGTCCATCCAAGAcattggtgtcaaagtcaaggctcgggggccagatctggcccgcagtatcattttacgtggcccgcaaaagcaaatcaagcatgtcaagttccatgatgcttgctaaagtctgaaccaaaattgtcatatgtaatccacaataacagttattattcttgacttctgattttagaactagttatatatcaatttgttgtgcgctctgtatgtaatatgtggaagggatgaaacatttatatagtttcccaaaattcataacggccctccaagggaaaccgtaactacgtggcccgtgacaaaaatgagtttgacatccctgtccCAAGATTATACCATCAGTCTACTTCAACAGATTTATTGAAAGTTTTTCATATCAGTCGATATCTACATAtattgaatattattattatattattgttaCTCTTCAATATAAGGACCCAGAGGGAAAAGGTTGAATTGAGCTAATTTTACTTTTCAAACATCATACTTAACCTTAAATTGGAGGTTAAAGCAACTATGTCAGATGAACGGGtcaaatttaaagatgaaaTAAATGACTTTTAAAACAATGTGCTAAGTAGGACTGGACGAAGAACAATGTATTTCATATTTGTCTAtcgatagttgtttttttttaacctattgaaaaatctgaaaaacaatGATATTGATACAagaaacccccctccccctcccaaatTAAATCAAACACAACTATCAAGAGGATACACTTTCCAAATTTCTGGTGGTAAAAGACACTTTTGTGCTCGAAATTTACCCTTCCTCTTGTGGCACAAATCTAACATGTCATTCCTGTAACATCTGCCTCCAGCGACGACAGGGTTTTGCttcctcattaaaaacaaacaaaaaaataccataTTTTTAATCTAGGGCAATTCCTGTTGACAAGGCAACACTGACGTTCATTTCATGGGGTTTTACCCAAACATCATGCACGACCACGAGTTTGACCTTAACCAAAtgaagacaccccccccccccttctcactCCACATTATGGCGACTCTTTGTTGTCATGCTAAATTGGACAAACTCCTCATTTCCAGACAATGCGGACAGCAATGAAGACACGCACGTAAGCAATTTGTCCTTCCAGACACACCTTGATGTATCCCCAGGACACAGAGAACAGGTAGTTGGCCTCAGGCATGGTGTTGAGCTGTGCCGAGCCCCTGGCGCTCCCCAGCAGAAGCAGCCTTGCGCGCTCCTCTCTGAGTGGACCCCCAAGGCTGAGCTCAGACTCGCAGCCCCAAGACCTTAAGGCGCAACCGACGTGCTCAGATTTCCAAGACTATCGACGACTGGCCAAAACGCCCCAGCTGAGCTCCCTGAAGAGGGGCTGTGCTCCAGATCCGCATCTTCCCTCGGATGCCCGTCCGGCACATTCCACGATCACGGCAACGGCACATGTGATGGAATCCCCCCCCTCCTTGCCTTGCAATCGATATATTT
It includes:
- the LOC127616211 gene encoding cAMP-specific 3',5'-cyclic phosphodiesterase 4B-like, with translation MMKKSRSVQGVTSGDDRKDPPGWQYPSGSTLGVELYKVHRRFSGNLQLPPLSWRQAEKERERGSLVSPVEDTVTHARPTSLPIASLPRIDITKADPNSLEGENGPSLCCSPSDPQTSPNSGLVLHPNLASHGQRRESFLYRSDSDYELSPKSLSRNSSIVGELHGEDLIVTPFAQVLASLRTVRNNFTTLTNAQCAFNKRSPAANQSPVAKVCLSDESYQKLTLETMEELDWCLDQLETIQTYRSVSDMASNKFKRMLNRELSHLSEMSRSGNQVSEYISNTFLDKQNELELPCPVPKSRERKRRQGQQPQQQQGGGVMTQIGGVRKGSYTPSFSGGTNNRFGVKTDQEELLSKDLEGINKWGLNIFRVAEHSHNRPLTCIMYAIFQERDLMRTFKIPTDTFVTFMLTLESHYHSDVAYHNSLHAADVAQSTHILLSTPALDAVFTDLEVLAAIFAAAIHDVDHPGVSNQFLINTNSELALMYNDESVLENHHLAVGFKLLQQDNCDIFQNLSKKQRQTLRRMVIDMVLATDMSKHMSLLAALKTMVETKKVTSSGVLLLDNYTDRMQVLRNMVHCADLSNPTKPLDLYRQWTDRIMDEFFHQGDRERERGMEISPMCDKHTASVERTQVGFIDYIVHPLWETWADLVHPDAQDILDMLEDNRNWYQSMIPQSPSPPFYSGEGDGGPHGQVEGLPVANKFQFELTLDEQELESAEMETLQGHSSDQDGVGTATHDVSPAET